In Leptodesmis sichuanensis A121, the following are encoded in one genomic region:
- a CDS encoding sucrose synthase — MSDLIQAVLHSDEKTNLRQFASILRTQEKRYLLRNEILSLFADYCQNYEKSERFYHSSHLSKLIYYVQEIIIDNESLCLIIRPRIASQEAYRLLEDLTYEPMSIQELLDLRDRLVGRFHPQDGDVLEIDFQPFYDYSPAIRDPKNIGRGVAYLNRYLSSKLFQDPRQWQDALFNFLRLHRYSQYQLLINDRIQTQQRLSDRVKQAIGLVSALPPDQPYEQFRFELQELGFEPGWGNTAQRVQETLEILDQLIDSPDHQVLEAFVSRIPMIFRIALVSPHGWFGQEGVLGRPDTGGQVVYILDQVKGLEQQLQEDIELAGLDVLNVHPKVIVLTRLIPNNDGTTCNQRLEKIYGTEDAWILRVPFREFNPRMTQNWISRFEIWPYLETFAIDAERELRAEFQGKPDLIIGNYSDGNLVAFLLARRLEVTQCNIAHALEKSKYLFSNLYWQDLEDKYHFSLQFTADLIAMNAANFVISSTYQEIVGTPDSVGQYESYKSFTMPDLYHVVSGIDLFSPKFNVVPPGVNESVYFPYTRKKDRLLTEHDRLEDLLFTLDDPAQVYGTLDDPGKRPLFSMARLDRIKNLTGLAECFGKSKELQEQCNLILIAGKLRTEESTDHEEISEIEKLYQIIHQYNLHGKVRWLGVRLAKGDSGEVYRVIADRQGIFVQPALFEAFGLTILEAMISGLPTFATRFGGPLEIIQDKVNGFYINPTHPEEMAQIILEFLTKCDQNPHYWQEISHRSIDRVYSTYTWKIHTTRLLSLAKIYGFWNYTSKENRADMMRYIEALFYLLYRPRAKALLEEHWQR, encoded by the coding sequence ATGTCCGACTTGATTCAGGCCGTACTTCATAGCGACGAAAAGACCAACCTGCGCCAGTTTGCCAGCATTCTTCGGACTCAAGAAAAACGGTACTTGCTCCGCAACGAAATTCTGTCCCTGTTTGCGGACTATTGCCAGAATTATGAAAAGTCCGAGCGCTTCTACCATTCCTCCCATCTTAGTAAGCTAATTTACTATGTTCAAGAAATTATTATTGATAACGAAAGTTTGTGCCTGATCATTCGTCCCCGGATTGCCAGCCAGGAAGCCTATCGCCTGCTGGAGGATTTGACTTACGAGCCAATGAGCATTCAGGAGTTGCTGGATTTGCGAGATCGCCTCGTGGGCCGCTTCCACCCGCAGGATGGCGATGTCCTGGAAATTGACTTTCAGCCTTTTTATGACTACTCGCCTGCCATTCGCGATCCCAAAAATATCGGTCGGGGGGTAGCTTACCTGAACCGCTATCTGTCCAGCAAGTTATTCCAGGATCCGCGCCAGTGGCAGGATGCCTTGTTTAATTTTCTGCGGCTGCACCGTTACAGTCAGTATCAGTTGCTGATTAACGATCGCATTCAAACCCAGCAACGACTCTCCGATCGGGTGAAACAGGCGATCGGTCTGGTCAGTGCTTTGCCTCCTGATCAGCCTTACGAACAATTCCGATTTGAGCTACAGGAACTGGGGTTTGAACCAGGGTGGGGCAATACGGCGCAGCGGGTGCAGGAAACCCTGGAAATTCTCGATCAATTGATTGACTCCCCTGACCATCAAGTCCTGGAAGCCTTCGTATCGCGGATTCCCATGATCTTCCGGATTGCCCTGGTATCACCCCACGGTTGGTTTGGGCAAGAAGGCGTACTGGGCCGTCCCGATACTGGGGGGCAGGTCGTCTACATTCTGGATCAGGTGAAAGGGCTGGAGCAGCAACTTCAGGAAGACATTGAACTGGCAGGGCTGGATGTGCTGAATGTGCATCCGAAAGTGATTGTGTTGACGCGCCTGATTCCTAACAATGATGGTACGACCTGTAATCAGCGGCTGGAAAAAATCTATGGCACGGAAGATGCCTGGATTTTGCGAGTGCCCTTCCGCGAATTCAATCCCCGCATGACCCAGAACTGGATTTCCCGATTTGAAATCTGGCCCTATCTGGAAACCTTTGCGATCGATGCCGAACGAGAACTGCGAGCCGAATTCCAGGGCAAACCCGATTTGATTATCGGCAATTATTCGGATGGCAATCTGGTGGCCTTCTTGCTGGCACGGCGGTTAGAAGTGACGCAGTGCAACATTGCCCATGCTTTGGAGAAATCCAAATACCTGTTCAGTAACCTCTACTGGCAGGATCTGGAGGACAAGTATCACTTCTCGTTGCAGTTCACGGCAGATCTAATTGCCATGAATGCCGCCAACTTTGTGATCAGCAGTACTTATCAGGAAATTGTCGGCACGCCGGACAGCGTCGGTCAGTATGAGTCCTACAAGTCCTTCACCATGCCCGATCTCTACCATGTGGTGAGTGGCATTGACTTGTTCAGCCCCAAATTCAACGTGGTGCCACCGGGAGTGAATGAAAGTGTGTACTTCCCCTACACGCGCAAGAAAGACCGCTTGCTGACGGAGCACGATCGCCTGGAAGACCTGCTGTTCACCCTCGATGATCCGGCCCAGGTCTACGGCACTCTGGATGATCCCGGCAAGCGGCCTCTGTTTTCCATGGCGCGGCTCGATCGCATCAAAAACCTGACAGGTTTAGCAGAATGCTTCGGCAAGAGCAAGGAACTTCAGGAACAGTGCAATTTGATCCTGATTGCTGGCAAGCTTCGTACCGAGGAATCCACGGATCACGAAGAAATTAGTGAAATCGAAAAACTGTATCAGATCATTCATCAGTACAACTTGCACGGCAAAGTGCGCTGGCTGGGTGTACGACTGGCAAAAGGCGATTCGGGTGAAGTATATCGCGTGATTGCCGATCGCCAGGGTATCTTCGTGCAACCCGCCCTGTTTGAAGCCTTCGGTCTGACGATTCTGGAAGCCATGATCAGCGGTCTACCCACTTTTGCGACCCGCTTTGGCGGTCCTCTGGAAATCATTCAGGACAAGGTAAACGGCTTCTACATCAATCCGACTCACCCCGAAGAAATGGCCCAGATTATTCTGGAGTTTCTGACGAAATGCGATCAGAATCCCCATTACTGGCAGGAGATTTCCCACCGCAGCATTGATCGCGTCTA
- a CDS encoding tetratricopeptide repeat protein has product MLDTGQIALNSEALMWFRRGLAAASANDFERAIAAFNRVLDIQDDCYEVWYERGLALENRGDYVEAIASFDRALRLNPGDSTACEIWHERGNAFQYGLGDYSQAIACYDQALQLDSRHEAVLQNLGNALLYGLSLPEEALDAYNRALMINRENNLAWRNRGNALAELRRYDEAIISYDRALSIWPDDQVSWHARSLAAEKMGLGDHQPTTHAAWYGSGFGEQTFVEGETDSEIVFASLSTAIDADSSSHSSHQITPTLIVEDDWGKREMMLERDQYTLGRDSNSDICLHSQYVSRHHAVLTKVIHPDGYPAYQITDGGLDQTPSRNGLLVNGQKCQTVILQAEDEIVLGPRVRILYRLLPNSSD; this is encoded by the coding sequence ATGCTCGATACAGGCCAAATAGCACTCAATAGCGAAGCTCTAATGTGGTTTCGGCGAGGGTTGGCAGCCGCCAGTGCCAATGATTTCGAACGAGCGATCGCAGCTTTCAATCGAGTTCTGGACATTCAGGACGATTGCTATGAGGTCTGGTATGAGCGAGGACTGGCTTTAGAGAATCGAGGAGATTATGTAGAAGCGATCGCCAGTTTCGATCGGGCACTGCGGCTCAATCCGGGTGATAGTACAGCCTGCGAAATCTGGCATGAGCGAGGCAATGCCTTTCAATACGGGCTGGGAGATTACTCGCAGGCCATTGCTTGCTACGACCAGGCTCTGCAGCTCGATTCCCGACATGAGGCCGTCCTGCAGAATCTGGGCAATGCCTTGCTCTATGGCTTGAGTCTGCCGGAGGAAGCCTTAGACGCTTACAACCGGGCATTGATGATCAATCGAGAGAATAACCTGGCGTGGCGGAATCGGGGGAATGCACTGGCCGAATTGCGTCGCTATGATGAAGCAATCATCAGTTACGATCGCGCCCTCTCCATCTGGCCAGACGATCAGGTGTCCTGGCACGCCCGCAGTTTAGCGGCTGAAAAGATGGGTCTGGGTGACCATCAACCCACCACCCATGCAGCCTGGTATGGGTCTGGCTTTGGAGAGCAAACCTTCGTGGAGGGAGAAACGGACTCGGAAATTGTGTTTGCCTCCTTGTCCACCGCGATCGATGCAGACAGCAGTTCCCACAGTTCCCATCAGATCACTCCTACCTTGATCGTGGAAGATGACTGGGGCAAACGCGAAATGATGTTAGAGCGAGACCAATATACCCTCGGTCGAGATTCTAACAGCGACATCTGTTTGCATTCCCAATACGTCTCCCGGCACCACGCTGTATTGACAAAGGTTATCCATCCTGATGGTTATCCTGCCTATCAAATTACGGATGGAGGGTTGGATCAAACCCCGAGCCGGAATGGATTGCTCGTGAATGGCCAGAAGTGCCAGACCGTCATTCTGCAGGCAGAGGATGAAATTGTGCTTGGCCCCAGGGTGCGAATTCTTTATCGTCTATTACCTAATTCTTCTGATTAA
- a CDS encoding dipeptidyl-peptidase 5 has translation MTEPCIAPYGSWKSPITSDLIVAGTIGLGGVRLDGDIVYWSEMRPTEGGRNVVVCRTADGQITDVTPPPLNVRSRVHEYGGGAFLVHQGTLYFSNFADQRLYRQKAGQEPVAITPEQAWRYADGVVDAQRKRMICVREDHTGEGEPVNTLVSLDLDGQDAPQTVLVSGNDFYAAPRLSPDGSKLAWICWNHPNMPWDSTELWVGEISAEGTIAQAQRIAGGGEESIVQPLWSPDGTLYFVSDRSNWWNLYRWIPAAQAQGGEVTALCPMEAEFAFPQWVFGYSSYDFESAEQIICTYTQNGISYLASLNPTTKQLTPIETPYTEISGVHCSRGKVVFNAGSATQPGAIVQLDLATHQLQVLRRSSELEIDPGYLSVPETIAFPTENHLTAYGFYYPPKNKDFQAPAGERPPLLVKSHGGPTGATSAAFNLKIQYWTSRGFAVLDVNYGGSTGYGREYRERLKGQWGIVDVDDCANGAKYLAAQGKVDGDRLVIDGGSAGGYTTLCALTFRDVFKAGASYYGVSDLEALATDTHKFESRYLDSLIGPYPERKDLYVERSPIHATQFLNCPVIFFQGDEDKIVPPNQAEMMVNALREKGLPVAYVLYAGEQHGFRKAENIKRTLDGEFYFYARVFGFAMADEVEPVAIENLPTPRLQQV, from the coding sequence ATGACTGAACCTTGCATCGCTCCCTATGGTTCCTGGAAATCTCCCATCACCTCTGACCTGATTGTGGCTGGCACGATCGGCCTGGGAGGGGTGCGATTAGATGGGGACATAGTGTACTGGAGTGAGATGCGACCGACGGAAGGGGGCCGCAATGTAGTTGTGTGTCGTACGGCGGATGGGCAGATTACGGATGTTACGCCACCGCCCCTGAATGTGCGATCGCGGGTACATGAGTATGGCGGTGGAGCCTTTCTGGTGCATCAGGGAACGCTTTATTTCTCCAATTTTGCCGATCAGCGATTGTATCGTCAGAAAGCGGGTCAGGAACCTGTGGCAATTACTCCGGAGCAGGCATGGCGGTATGCCGATGGGGTGGTTGATGCTCAGCGGAAGCGGATGATTTGCGTGCGCGAAGATCATACAGGTGAGGGAGAACCTGTGAATACCCTGGTGAGTCTGGATTTGGATGGTCAGGATGCTCCTCAGACTGTGCTGGTATCAGGTAATGATTTTTATGCAGCACCCCGACTCAGCCCGGATGGCTCTAAGCTGGCCTGGATTTGCTGGAATCATCCCAATATGCCCTGGGACAGCACGGAGTTGTGGGTGGGGGAAATCAGTGCAGAGGGCACGATCGCCCAGGCTCAACGGATTGCTGGCGGGGGAGAAGAGTCGATCGTGCAACCCCTCTGGTCGCCGGATGGAACGTTGTATTTTGTCAGCGATCGTTCTAACTGGTGGAATTTATACCGTTGGATTCCTGCTGCTCAGGCACAAGGAGGAGAAGTCACAGCCCTGTGTCCAATGGAGGCAGAGTTTGCTTTTCCCCAATGGGTATTTGGCTACTCCAGCTATGATTTTGAGTCCGCAGAACAGATCATTTGCACCTATACCCAGAATGGTATTTCCTACCTGGCGAGTCTGAATCCGACTACGAAACAATTAACTCCGATCGAAACCCCTTACACCGAGATTAGTGGGGTTCACTGTAGCAGGGGCAAAGTCGTGTTCAATGCCGGATCGGCCACGCAACCGGGAGCGATCGTCCAACTGGATTTAGCTACGCATCAACTGCAGGTTCTGCGTCGTTCCAGTGAGTTAGAGATTGACCCAGGCTATCTGTCTGTGCCGGAGACGATCGCCTTTCCCACCGAGAACCATCTGACGGCTTACGGCTTTTACTATCCACCCAAAAACAAAGACTTTCAGGCACCCGCAGGGGAACGTCCGCCTCTGCTGGTGAAAAGTCATGGTGGCCCAACGGGTGCAACCTCTGCCGCCTTCAACCTGAAAATTCAATACTGGACAAGTCGAGGATTTGCCGTGCTGGATGTAAATTATGGCGGTAGTACAGGCTATGGGCGCGAGTACCGGGAACGCCTGAAGGGGCAATGGGGCATTGTGGATGTGGATGATTGTGCCAATGGTGCAAAGTACTTAGCAGCGCAGGGGAAGGTGGATGGCGATCGGCTGGTGATTGATGGAGGCAGTGCTGGTGGTTATACAACCCTGTGTGCGCTGACCTTCCGGGATGTGTTTAAGGCGGGAGCCAGTTACTACGGGGTGAGTGATCTGGAAGCACTGGCAACGGATACGCACAAATTTGAGTCCCGCTACCTGGATAGTCTGATTGGGCCATACCCGGAACGCAAGGATTTATATGTGGAGCGATCGCCGATTCATGCCACGCAATTCCTCAACTGTCCCGTGATCTTTTTTCAGGGGGATGAGGATAAGATTGTGCCCCCGAATCAGGCGGAAATGATGGTGAATGCGTTGCGAGAAAAAGGCTTACCTGTGGCTTATGTGTTGTATGCAGGGGAACAGCATGGTTTCCGCAAAGCCGAGAATATTAAACGCACCTTAGATGGAGAATTTTATTTCTATGCCAGAGTATTTGGCTTTGCGATGGCAGATGAGGTCGAACCTGTGGCGATCGAGAATCTGCCTACTCCCAGGTTGCAACAGGTTTGA
- a CDS encoding ABC-ATPase domain-containing protein, translated as MATEADLRRFLNRIDQQSYKAYKDLERRYQFPTFTLLVDRVQGDPFASPSQFRVQVPQRQAKFPPTLYSNHSREVALRDYLTRQFDRVAQAIRQRRGSGSSGLIAIAQPRQTILERTSVLINDDWVEARFVVGLPAFGRRVAGRQAAEMLCEDLPEIVEQALHYASLKANEVQRHGETAEDADWLRSQLQPRGLVAFIADGSVLPRASGVDDRPLKTGIPFQSPESLRVEFTCPNRGKVTGMGIPAGVTLIVGGGYHGKSTLLRAIELGVYNHIPGDGRELVVTDTTAVKIRAEDGRSVAGVDISPFINQLPLGRSTTQFITENASGSTSQAANIMEALEAGSRLLLVDEDTAATNFMIRDRRMQALIAKEKEPITPFIDKVGQLFTDHGVSTILVMGGSGDYFDVANTVIAMQDFQPQEVTDRARAIAAEYATHRAPEGGSEFGSLPCRTLPRTQSRQSDRDFVKWKIRELHTIVIDREDIDLSAVEQLDDPAQLRAIAATLVYLEQHYLTGKYTISEILDQVMAEIVSNGFDFLTYCPPGDFALFRRFELAAALNRWRSLLPQGNRG; from the coding sequence ATGGCTACTGAAGCAGATTTACGGCGCTTTCTCAATCGGATTGATCAGCAGAGCTACAAAGCGTACAAAGACCTGGAACGGCGTTATCAGTTTCCGACCTTTACTCTGCTGGTCGATCGGGTTCAGGGAGATCCCTTTGCTTCTCCCAGCCAATTTCGGGTACAGGTTCCCCAACGGCAGGCCAAATTTCCCCCAACGCTCTACAGTAACCACAGTCGCGAAGTAGCGCTGCGGGATTATCTGACTCGCCAGTTCGATCGCGTTGCTCAAGCAATTCGCCAGCGGCGGGGTAGTGGTAGTAGCGGCCTGATTGCAATCGCCCAACCCCGGCAGACTATTCTGGAGCGTACTTCAGTATTGATCAATGACGACTGGGTGGAAGCCCGGTTTGTCGTTGGTTTGCCTGCGTTTGGACGACGGGTAGCAGGACGGCAGGCAGCCGAAATGCTGTGTGAGGACTTGCCGGAAATTGTTGAACAGGCGTTGCACTATGCTTCTTTGAAGGCGAATGAGGTACAACGGCATGGGGAAACGGCTGAAGATGCGGATTGGTTGCGATCGCAGTTACAGCCGCGGGGACTGGTGGCCTTTATTGCCGATGGGTCTGTGTTACCGAGAGCCAGTGGGGTAGACGATCGACCTCTCAAAACGGGTATTCCGTTCCAGTCTCCGGAGTCTTTACGGGTGGAATTTACCTGTCCGAATCGGGGAAAGGTGACGGGCATGGGCATTCCTGCTGGAGTGACGTTGATTGTGGGGGGTGGTTATCACGGGAAATCGACCTTGCTGCGGGCGATCGAGTTAGGAGTCTACAACCACATTCCAGGAGATGGCCGGGAACTGGTGGTGACGGATACCACAGCGGTGAAAATCCGGGCGGAGGATGGTCGCAGTGTGGCGGGTGTGGATATTTCGCCGTTTATTAATCAGTTACCTCTGGGGCGATCGACCACCCAATTCATTACGGAAAATGCCAGTGGCAGCACCTCTCAGGCGGCGAACATTATGGAAGCACTGGAGGCAGGTTCCCGTTTGCTGTTAGTCGATGAAGATACTGCGGCGACCAACTTTATGATCCGCGATCGTCGGATGCAAGCCCTGATTGCCAAAGAGAAGGAACCGATCACTCCCTTTATTGATAAAGTCGGTCAGTTGTTTACGGATCATGGAGTTTCTACGATTCTGGTGATGGGGGGCAGTGGTGATTATTTTGATGTGGCAAATACGGTGATTGCTATGCAGGATTTCCAGCCCCAGGAAGTCACCGATCGGGCACGGGCGATCGCCGCTGAATATGCCACTCATCGCGCCCCCGAAGGAGGTTCTGAATTTGGCTCCCTGCCCTGCCGCACCCTGCCCCGCACCCAATCTCGCCAGTCAGACCGGGATTTCGTCAAGTGGAAAATTCGGGAACTGCATACGATCGTGATTGACCGGGAAGACATTGATCTTTCAGCCGTTGAACAACTGGATGATCCGGCGCAACTGAGAGCGATCGCGGCCACTTTAGTCTATCTGGAACAGCATTATCTGACAGGTAAATACACCATTTCAGAGATTCTGGATCAGGTCATGGCAGAGATTGTCAGCAATGGCTTTGATTTCCTGACCTACTGCCCTCCCGGTGATTTCGCCCTGTTTCGTCGCTTTGAGTTAGCGGCTGCTTTGAATCGCTGGCGATCGTTGCTGCCGCAGGGGAATAGGGGATAA
- a CDS encoding glycosyltransferase family 4 protein, whose protein sequence is MFQKPLNLLFLSTSVGPLGSGLGGGVELTLRNMAQMMQQRGHEVTVVAPAGSVLPDSSLVEVFGDLHPTAQNEGRDAWIAMPPNSVLAGMWNYASQVQDNYDLILNFAYDWLPFYLTPTLATPVAHLVSMGSLTHAMDRIITQVAEQFPHAIAVHSRAQAETFPDSDRFWVVSNGFDLQQYNFCAEPENTLGWVGRLAPEKGLEDAVVAAQVTNIPLKIWGVLQDVAYWHDICDQYPDAPVSYEGFLPTAELQQALGQCRALLMTPKWVEAFGNVAIEALACGVPVIAYQRGGPAEIVQHGKTGWLVEPDSIQGLVDAIAQLDQIDRLTCRRYAEAEYSLQAMSDRVERWFAAILNQRMMG, encoded by the coding sequence ATGTTCCAAAAACCGCTGAATTTACTTTTTCTATCCACATCGGTTGGGCCACTGGGTTCGGGATTGGGAGGAGGGGTAGAACTGACGTTAAGAAACATGGCTCAGATGATGCAGCAACGAGGCCATGAAGTAACGGTGGTTGCTCCGGCAGGTTCAGTTTTGCCAGATTCTTCCTTAGTTGAGGTTTTCGGAGATCTGCATCCTACCGCTCAAAACGAAGGGCGGGATGCGTGGATTGCAATGCCTCCTAACTCGGTGCTGGCTGGGATGTGGAACTATGCCTCTCAAGTGCAAGATAATTACGATTTGATTTTAAATTTTGCCTATGACTGGTTGCCCTTCTACTTAACTCCTACTTTGGCCACTCCTGTTGCTCATCTGGTCAGTATGGGTTCCCTTACCCATGCCATGGATCGGATTATCACTCAGGTAGCAGAGCAATTTCCTCATGCTATTGCGGTTCATAGTCGCGCTCAAGCCGAGACGTTTCCTGATAGCGATCGCTTCTGGGTAGTAAGCAATGGCTTCGACCTGCAGCAGTACAACTTTTGTGCTGAGCCAGAAAATACCCTGGGCTGGGTGGGACGGTTGGCTCCCGAAAAAGGCTTGGAAGATGCCGTCGTGGCCGCTCAAGTGACTAACATTCCCCTCAAAATTTGGGGTGTGTTACAGGATGTCGCCTACTGGCATGACATTTGCGATCAGTATCCCGATGCTCCCGTAAGTTATGAAGGATTTTTGCCCACAGCAGAATTGCAACAGGCGCTAGGCCAGTGTCGAGCGTTGCTGATGACTCCTAAATGGGTAGAGGCATTTGGCAATGTGGCGATCGAAGCATTAGCCTGTGGTGTTCCGGTGATTGCATACCAGCGAGGCGGCCCTGCAGAAATTGTGCAGCACGGAAAAACAGGTTGGTTGGTGGAACCAGACAGCATTCAGGGACTGGTGGACGCGATCGCTCAATTAGACCAGATCGATCGCCTGACCTGCCGCCGTTATGCGGAAGCGGAATACTCTCTGCAGGCGATGAGCGATCGGGTGGAGCGCTGGTTTGCGGCAATTTTGAACCAAAGGATGATGGGATGA
- a CDS encoding ABC transporter ATP-binding protein: protein MATMIWMEDITKTYRLGEVDVPVLKGIDLSIEEGEYVAIMGVSGSGKSTLMNIIGCLDRPTSGHYVLEGRNLTTLTDDELAYIRNQRIGFVFQQFNLLSRSTALDNVMLPMVYANVPKTLRRRRAEEALARVGLADRMANRPNQLSGGQQQRVAIARALVNRPALVLADEPTGALDTQTSQEVMNLMTDLNRQGITIMIVTHEHDIAAQTRRIIHMKDGLVVDS, encoded by the coding sequence ATGGCAACCATGATCTGGATGGAAGATATCACGAAGACGTACCGCTTAGGAGAAGTGGATGTCCCTGTGTTGAAAGGCATTGATCTCTCGATTGAAGAGGGGGAGTATGTTGCCATTATGGGAGTTTCTGGGTCTGGGAAATCCACGTTGATGAATATCATTGGGTGTTTGGATCGCCCCACCAGTGGTCATTACGTGCTGGAGGGAAGAAATCTGACGACTCTAACGGATGATGAATTGGCTTATATTCGCAATCAACGGATTGGCTTTGTATTTCAGCAATTCAACTTATTGAGCCGATCAACCGCCCTGGATAATGTCATGCTACCGATGGTGTATGCCAATGTCCCTAAAACTCTACGACGGCGACGAGCGGAAGAAGCCCTGGCACGAGTGGGGTTAGCAGACCGGATGGCCAACCGTCCCAATCAGCTCTCCGGAGGACAACAGCAACGGGTGGCGATCGCTCGTGCGCTGGTGAATCGTCCAGCCCTGGTATTGGCCGATGAACCGACCGGAGCACTGGATACCCAAACTTCGCAGGAAGTCATGAACTTAATGACAGACCTGAATCGTCAGGGCATTACGATCATGATCGTCACCCACGAACATGACATCGCCGCTCAAACCCGCCGCATCATTCATATGAAAGATGGTTTAGTGGTTGATAGTTAA